A stretch of Besnoitia besnoiti strain Bb-Ger1 chromosome V, whole genome shotgun sequence DNA encodes these proteins:
- a CDS encoding hypothetical protein (encoded by transcript BESB_059240) produces the protein MTSKPSPEVSTTGKGWWSMSGIQQKDQRLRCPSGRLAAGCIKMAPPPKGTSVRQVGRVTFALFGCALMKHHGPYSLPPFEHVQSFEKVYEFIGEYRDDAEHFRSAMDEALKEARGRYHGPFRYRYREYPRPTKYPPWYFNQAMTVTLPMSLEIKEPLGPEGVIVAHEVYEARPDLREQMTVPGPTEPPKAHQTLDLLTAVLQQSPAQPGG, from the exons ATGACCTCTAAGCCCAGCCCCGAAGTTAGTACTACAGGGAAGGGCTGGTGGTCGATGAGCGGCATTCAACAGAAGGACCAACGTTTGCGATGCCCATCCGGACGACTTGCTGCGGG ATGCATCAAGATGGCGCCACCGCCGAAGGGTACCAGTGTACGCCAAGTTGGTCGGGTCACTTTTGCTCTCTTTGGGTGC GCCCTCATGAAGCATCACGGGCCGTATAGCCTACCTCCCTTCGAGCATGTGCAGTCTTTCGAGAAAGTTTACGAATTCATTGGGGAGTATCGCGACGACGCTGAACATTTCCGTTCTGCTATGGATGAAGCGCTGAAGGAAGCACGCGGGCGTTACCACGGGCCTTTCCGATATCGGTATCGGGAGTATCCGAGGCCGACGAAGTACCCGCCCTG GTACTTCAATCAAGCGATGACGGTCACCTTACCTATGTCGCTCGAAATCAAGGAGCCTCTGGGGCCAGAAGG AGTAATAGTCGCTCACGAAGTCTACGAAGCACGCCCCGACCTTCGGGAGCAGATGACCGTTCCCGGTCCGACAGAGCCACCGAAGGCTCATCAGACGCTCGACTTATTGACGGCGGTGCTCCAACAATCGCCGGCGCAACCTGGTGGATGA